From Plectropomus leopardus isolate mb chromosome 4, YSFRI_Pleo_2.0, whole genome shotgun sequence, the proteins below share one genomic window:
- the LOC121941952 gene encoding high-affinity choline transporter 1-like, producing the protein MALNIPGVIAAVLFYILILGTGVWAAQKSKKAERKSHGARTEVVLLGDRNISLLVGIFTMTATWVGGGFILGIAEAVYSPKMGLIWALMPIHYAVSFLIGGLFFAKPMRNKKYVTMMDPFQIKYGKVLSGALVLPSLLMDLLWVACTLLGLGATMSVILDLPYAYSVWISSAVAIIYTLLGGLYSVAYTDVIQLCLVFICLWFCIPFLLLNPISTNIAQTAFNHSFQKPWVGTLEQDKIGKWIDDFLMIGLGSVSFQSFHQRTLSANSSRTAQITCYAAALVIIILGIPPTLIGAVAASTDWNLTLYGSPSPYMRGEYSLVLPLTLQNLTPSYISIVAIGAVAAAVMSSADSGLLSATSVFTSNIYKNILREQASDNEIQWVIRITVVVVGVVGTSISFYTNSPLVLWILGADASYTLMFPHLVAVLFFEVTNGYGAMVGYIVGLTVRVLLGENILGLPVVLHLPGCTLEDGVYVQKSPIRTVSMLCTLVTILVLSWLALFIFNHDLLPERWDIFKVKRNVTVSPVDPVTQNLNEEAGSDAEYDENNYGVALQPVLQTGS; encoded by the exons ATGGCTCTGAACATCCCCGGTGTGATTGCAGCGGTGCTGTTCTATATCCTGATTTTGGGAACAGGGGTGTGGGCTGCCCAAAAGTCCAAGAAGGCTGAGAGGAAAAGCCATGGAGCCAGGACTGAAGTGGTGCTCCTCGGAGACAGAAATATCAGCTTGCTGGTTGGGATTTTTACCATGACTG CTACGTGGGTCGGAGGTGGTTTTATCCTGGGTATTGCTGAGGCGGTGTACTCTCCTAAAATGGGCTTAATATGGGCTCTAATGCCTATACATTACGCAGTTTCCTTTTTAATAG GTGGGCTTTTCTTTGCCAAGCCAATGAGGAATAAGAAGTATGTCACCATGATGGACCCATTCCAGATAAAATATGGCAAAGTACTGAGTGGAGCTCTGGTGCTGCCTTCTCTGCTGATGGATTTGCTGTGGGTGGCATGCACTCTGCTTGGCTTAG GAGCAACTATGAGTGTGATTCTGGACCTACCCTATGCCTATTCTGTGTGGATCTCATCAGCTGTGGCCATTATCTACACATTGTTAGGAGGCCTTTATTCAGTGGCATACACTGATGTAATCCAGCTCTGTCTAGTTTTCATCTGTTTG TGGTTCTGTATCCCCTTCCTGCTGCTCAACCCCATATCTACAAACATTGCTCAGACAGCTTTCAACCATTCTTTCCAAAAACCTTGGGTCGGTACTTTGGAGCAGGACAAAATCGGGAAGTGGATTGATGACTTCTTAATGATT GGTCTTGGTAGTGTTTCATTTCAGAGCTTCCACCAGAGGACGCTGTCTGCCAACTCATCACGAACAGCCCAGATAACCTGCTATGCTGCTGCTCTTGTCATCATCATACTTGGAATCCCCCCTACCCTAATTGGGGCTGTCGCCGCCTCCACAG ACTGGAACCTGACGCTGTATGGCTCTCCATCTCCATATATGCGTGGTGAATATAGTTTGGTCCTTCCCCTGACCCTACAAAACCTCACTCCGTCTTACATCTCAATCGTTGCAATCGGAGCTGTGGCCGCTGCTGTCATGTCATCCGCAGACTCTGGCCTGCTGTCCGCAACTTCTGTTTTCACCTCAAACATCTACAAGAACATCCTGCGTGAACAG GCATCAGACAATGAAATTCAATGGGTGATTCGAATCacagtggtggtggtgggtgtGGTTGGGACATCCATATCATTCTACACCAACAGCCCCCTGGTGCTCTGGATTCTCGGAGCAGACGCCTCCTACACCCTTATGTTCCCCCATCTGGTCGCCGTGCTCTTCTTTGAAGTGACAAATGGTTATGGTGCCATGGTAGGTTACATCGTAGGGCTGACTGTGAGGGTTTTGTTGGGAGAGAACATTTTAGGTCTACCTGTTGTTCTTCATCTTCCTGGTTGCACATTGGAAGATGGTGTCTACGTCCAAAAGTCCCCTATCAGGACAGTCTCCATGCTCTGCACTTTGGTCACCATCTTAGTTTTGTCCTGGCTGGCTTTGTTCATATTCAATCATGACCTGTTGCCTGAGAGGTGGGACATATTCAAAGTAAAGCGTAATGTTACTGTGTCACCTGTGGATCCTGTTACGCAGAATCTCAATGAAGAAGCAGGGAGTGATGCTGAGTATGACGAGAACAATTATGGAGTTGCCTTACAGCCAGTGCTGCAGACTGGATCATAA